A segment of the Bacteroidia bacterium genome:
GTAAAAAACATTGATGAAGTAATTGTGTTAATTTTTGTCTTAATTTTGAATGAAAAATTACCGTGCAATAGATTATGCAACAAAATATATTTTGGCTTCTTTTGCTTGCCATAACAAATTATGCTTATGCTCAACATGCTTTTGAAACCTCTACAGAAAGGTGTGGATATGTAGATAAGTTTTTGACTGAAAATGCCAAAATTACTTATGCACAAAGCCCCTTAGTTCATCAGTATGATGTTAAGTTTTACTTTCTAGACCTGGAAGTATATAACACTTCCACTACTGTATCAGGGAATGTAACTATAAAAGCAAAAGCTACTGTTACTATGGATACTTTTGTGGTGGAATTGCTTAGCAACATGACAGTGGATTCAGTCAAAATTAACGGTAATATCAAGTCTTTTATTCACGCGGATGACCATGTTTATGTTCTACTAGGCACTTCTATAGCTGCACATACTTTGTTTGATGCACAGATATATTACCATGGTACTCCTCCTAATCCTACGGGGTTTTTTGGGGGAATATTTAACAGAACTTCATCTACTTGGGGTAATCAGGTAACTTACACTTTGTCGCAGCCTTTTAACGCCCGAGTATGGTTTCCTTGCAAGCAGGTTTTATCTGATAAAGCCGATTCTTGTTGGGTCTTTATTACCACAAATGCGGCACATAAAGCAGGTTCAAATGGAATACTCACAAATGTAGCCAACCTACCAGGCGGTAAAAAGCGCTATGAGTGGAAATCTAAATACCCAATCGCATACTACTTAATTTCTTTATCCATAACAGGCTATGTAGATTATACCATATATGCAAAACCTGCTGCACTTGCAGGGGACTCCATTATGATACAAAACTTTATTTATGACAATCCTGTAACTTTACCTTTTTTTAAGTCTGAAATTGATAAAACTAAAGCTTTTCTTGAAAAAATGTCCGATCTATTTGGTTTATATCCTTTTTACAAAGAAAAATACGGGCATTGTATGGCACCTTTCAACGGAGGTATGGAACACCAAACAATGACTACACAAGGCTTTTTTGAAGGATTTATTACCGCACATGAGCTAGCCCATCAATGGTTTGGAAATAATGTAACTTGTGCTACTTGGAACGACATCTGGATAAATGAAGGTTTCGCATCCTATTCGGAATACTTAATGGCTGAATTTTTACCTTCCTTGATGAGCATGTCTGCAAAAGCTTTGATGGATACTATTCATAACCGTGTAATGAAAATACCTGACGGCAGCGTATATGTACCCTTATCCGAATCCTTCAATACCTATCGCATCTTTGATGGTAGATTAACCTACCGAAAAGGGGCTTCTATTATTCATAATCTTCGTTTTGAAATGCAAAATGACTCTTTATTCTTCAAAACTCTGAAAGATTTTCAAACTTTATACAAAGATAGCGTAGCAACAGGCTTGCAGTTTAAGCAAGTAGCTGAAACAGTTTCAGGTAAAGATTTTACAGACTTTTTTAATCAATGGTATTTTGGTGAAGGCTACCCTACTTATAATGTCAAGTATGTAAAAACTCACCCTGATACGCTCAAAATTACAGTCATACAAACTACCTCTGCACCAGCTAAAACTCCACTGTTCAAAGGTTTAGTAGAATACAAACTTATCACTACCACAGGGGATACTATCGTAAAACTGTATCAAACTGCTAATGTTAATGTATTCAAAATAAAAACGTATCGCACAGTTACTAATATCATCGTAGATCCAAACAACTGGATTATCAACCGTGTAGGCGATATCATTTTTGTTGATGAAGAAAAATCTCTCAACAATTTAGTGCAAATTTACCCTAATCCTGTGTCTGACTATCTCAACGTTAGCATAGAAACACAAGGTAAAAAAGAAATTGTCATTACTGATGTATTGGGCAGAGTGGTCTATCAAAGCATTACTCATGATAACTTTATTTCCATCCCTACTTTTGGATTGAGCAACAATTTATATGTTGTTACTGCTAGTACAAACAATGCCAAGCAAACTATAAAGTTCATCAAAGAATAAAAATGCAAAATTTACTCTGCCGAGATGGAGAGGTATATTATTACCCATATTTTCTTGACCCGAGTGAATGTGTTTTTTACTATCAAATTTTTGTAAATAAAGTTAAGTGGCAACAGCAAAAAATAAAGTTATTTGGAAAAACTTACCTCTGTCCAAGATTAAGCGCGTGGTATGGTGATGCTGACGCAGAATACACTTATTCTGGAATCCTCAATAAGCCGGAAAAATGGTTTTCAGAATTAGAAACCTTAAAACGAAAAATAGAAGCGTTTTGTAAGCATACATTTAATTCAGTGCTTATCAATTGGTATAGAAATGAAAAAGACTCTATGGGCTGGCATTCAGATGATGAACCCGAGCTAGGTCTAAACCCTGTGAT
Coding sequences within it:
- a CDS encoding M1 family aminopeptidase, yielding MLAITNYAYAQHAFETSTERCGYVDKFLTENAKITYAQSPLVHQYDVKFYFLDLEVYNTSTTVSGNVTIKAKATVTMDTFVVELLSNMTVDSVKINGNIKSFIHADDHVYVLLGTSIAAHTLFDAQIYYHGTPPNPTGFFGGIFNRTSSTWGNQVTYTLSQPFNARVWFPCKQVLSDKADSCWVFITTNAAHKAGSNGILTNVANLPGGKKRYEWKSKYPIAYYLISLSITGYVDYTIYAKPAALAGDSIMIQNFIYDNPVTLPFFKSEIDKTKAFLEKMSDLFGLYPFYKEKYGHCMAPFNGGMEHQTMTTQGFFEGFITAHELAHQWFGNNVTCATWNDIWINEGFASYSEYLMAEFLPSLMSMSAKALMDTIHNRVMKIPDGSVYVPLSESFNTYRIFDGRLTYRKGASIIHNLRFEMQNDSLFFKTLKDFQTLYKDSVATGLQFKQVAETVSGKDFTDFFNQWYFGEGYPTYNVKYVKTHPDTLKITVIQTTSAPAKTPLFKGLVEYKLITTTGDTIVKLYQTANVNVFKIKTYRTVTNIIVDPNNWIINRVGDIIFVDEEKSLNNLVQIYPNPVSDYLNVSIETQGKKEIVITDVLGRVVYQSITHDNFISIPTFGLSNNLYVVTASTNNAKQTIKFIKE
- a CDS encoding alpha-ketoglutarate-dependent dioxygenase AlkB, giving the protein MQNLLCRDGEVYYYPYFLDPSECVFYYQIFVNKVKWQQQKIKLFGKTYLCPRLSAWYGDADAEYTYSGILNKPEKWFSELETLKRKIEAFCKHTFNSVLINWYRNEKDSMGWHSDDEPELGLNPVIASVSLGQPRVFKFRHRFDKTLKLSICLENGSLLVMKGACQRYWEHAIPKQTKSCQGRINLTFRKVVSLS